Proteins encoded within one genomic window of Lynx canadensis isolate LIC74 chromosome B2, mLynCan4.pri.v2, whole genome shotgun sequence:
- the LOC115513449 gene encoding elongin-C-like isoform X2: MMDGEEKTYGGCEDPAMDIISISSDGHELVVKREHALTSGTIKTMSSGPGHFAENETNEAPPNEVNFREIPSHVLSKVCMYFTYKVRYTNSFTEIPEFPIAPEIALELLMAENFLDC; this comes from the exons ATGatggatggagaagagaaaaccTATGGTGGCTGTGAAGATCCTGCCATGGATATCATATCAATATCTTCGGATGGTCATGAACTTGTTGTCAAAAGAGAACATGCACTAACATCCGGAACAATAAAAACCATGTCGAGTGGCCCTGGTCACTTTGCTGAGAACGAAACTAatgaa gctccccctAATGAAGTCAATTTTAGAGAGATCCCTTCACATGTGCTATCAAAAGTATGCATGTACTTTACCTACAAGGTTCGCTACACTAACAGCTTCACGGAGATTCCTGAATTCCCAATTGCACCTGAAATTGCACTGGAACTGCTGATGGCTGAGAACTTTCTagattgttaa
- the LOC115513449 gene encoding elongin-C-like isoform X3, with the protein MMDGEEKTYGGCEDPAMDIISISSDGHELVVKREHALTSGTIKTMSSGPGHFAENETNEVHFREIPSHVLSKVCMYFTYKVRYTNSFTEIPEFPIAPEIALELLMAENFLDC; encoded by the exons ATGatggatggagaagagaaaaccTATGGTGGCTGTGAAGATCCTGCCATGGATATCATATCAATATCTTCGGATGGTCATGAACTTGTTGTCAAAAGAGAACATGCACTAACATCCGGAACAATAAAAACCATGTCGAGTGGCCCTGGTCACTTTGCTGAGAACGAAACTAatgaagtcc ATTTTAGAGAGATCCCTTCACATGTGCTATCAAAAGTATGCATGTACTTTACCTACAAGGTTCGCTACACTAACAGCTTCACGGAGATTCCTGAATTCCCAATTGCACCTGAAATTGCACTGGAACTGCTGATGGCTGAGAACTTTCTagattgttaa
- the LOC115513449 gene encoding elongin-C-like isoform X1, with protein sequence MMDGEEKTYGGCEDPAMDIISISSDGHELVVKREHALTSGTIKTMSSGPGHFAENETNEVNFREIPSHVLSKVCMYFTYKVRYTNSFTEIPEFPIAPEIALELLMAENFLDC encoded by the exons ATGatggatggagaagagaaaaccTATGGTGGCTGTGAAGATCCTGCCATGGATATCATATCAATATCTTCGGATGGTCATGAACTTGTTGTCAAAAGAGAACATGCACTAACATCCGGAACAATAAAAACCATGTCGAGTGGCCCTGGTCACTTTGCTGAGAACGAAACTAatgaa GTCAATTTTAGAGAGATCCCTTCACATGTGCTATCAAAAGTATGCATGTACTTTACCTACAAGGTTCGCTACACTAACAGCTTCACGGAGATTCCTGAATTCCCAATTGCACCTGAAATTGCACTGGAACTGCTGATGGCTGAGAACTTTCTagattgttaa